CACGAACATCGCCGCCAGTGGTATGAGCACAATAAGGCTGAGGTACACCAAGGTGTAGCCCAGCGTCAGCCCGAAGCCGGGTATGACGGGGGAGATACGACGCGACATAAAAGTCCTTGGTTGAGAATGCGCAAAGCCCCGAAGATAAATCCGGGGCTCCTTGATAGCTATTTAAGATTACTGCGCCTGGTATATCTGATCGAACACGCCACCGTCGTTGAAGAATTTCGGCTGCGCGGTTTTCCAGCCGCCGAAGTCTTTGTCGATGGTCACCAGGTCCAGTTTCGGGAACTGCTGGGCGTATTTGGCGGCCACGTCCTTGTCACGTGGACGATAGAAGTTTTTCGCCGCGATTTCCTGTCCGGCCGGGCTGTACAGGTGCTTGAGATAAGCTTCGGCGATCTGCTCGTTGCCCTTTTTCTCGGCGTTCTTGTCGACCACGGCCACTGGCGGCTCGGCGAGGATCGACAGCGAAGGCACGACGATCTCGAACTTGTCGGCGCCGCCATCTTCTTTCAGGGCCAGGAAGGCTTCGTTTTCCCAGGCCAGCAACACGTCACCCTGACCGTTGTTGACGAAGGTGATTGTCGAACCGCGGGCACCGGTGTCCAGCACAGGCACGTGCTTGAACAGGGTTTGCACGTATTCCTTGGCCTTGGCTTCGTCACCGCCGTTGGCTTTCAGTCCGTAGGCCCAGGCGGCGAGGAAGTTCCAGCGTGCGCCGCCAGAGGTTTTCGGGTTCGGCGTGATCACCGATACGTCGTTCTTGACCAGGTCGCCCCAGTCCTTGATGCCTTTAGGGTTGCCCTTGCGCACCAGGAATACGATGGTGGAGGTGTAAGGGGTGCTCGCTTCCGGCAAGCGTTTCTGCCAGTCGGCTGGCAGGGTTTTGCCGAGCTTGGCGATTTCGTCGATGTCGCCGGCCAAAGCCAGGGTCACCACGTCGGCACGCAGGCCGTCGATGACCGCTCGGCCCTGCTTGCCCGAACCACCGTGGGATTGCTGGATCTTCACGCTGTCGCCGGCATGATCCTTCTGCCAGTACTTCACGAACTCGGCGTTGTAATCCTGATACAGCTCGCGGGTCGGGTCGTACGACACGTTGAGCAGTTCGTAATCCTTGGCAACCGCGGAACCAGCAAAAAGGGCACTGGCCAGCGCGGCCAAAGCGAAATGGCGAATCGACGACATGGTGAAAGCTCCTGGAATTCTATTTGTATTGGCTAGTTCTTATGGACTTCTGGAATCGCGGTGTTGGTTTGATTCTTCGCTTCAGCTCGGTTTGTTGCCCGTGTTCTGCAAGCGGAATTTTTCCTTGCGTTCGATCTGGACCACCTGGGCGTTGTGCACGGTGATTTCCACTGCGCCAAACCGCAGGTCGCGCAGGGCGCTCTGGATTTCACGCAGGATGGTTGCTTCGTCCTGGCCGTCAACGCTACGTAGAGATGCGCTCATGGTGCTGCTCCTTCGACTGAGAGGTTGCCTGGCAGTGGCGGCACTGCTTGCGGCGTGGAACCAATAGTAGAGAGGCGCAGATATTCTTAAAAAGACTATTTAAGAATGTTTATATAACCAGAAGACATTATTTGGCGGGACAAGGGTTTGCGGGGATTGCGCGACTGCCGAATCGTTAGAGCGCAAGGTCTTGCAGCGCACACACCATCCTGTAGGAGCCAGCTTGCTGGCGATCAGGTCATTAAGCCGTGCATCAAACTCAAGGCAGCCATCGCTGGCACGCCAGCGCCTACAAGGGATATTCAGCGAATTTCTGAAGTCTAGGACCAATGCAGTTGTAACGCTGGCACCGGCCGCCCGAACCAGTATCCCTGGCCCAGATCACAATCGTGCTCCCGCAAAAATGCTGCCTGCTCGACCTGCTCGATACCCTCCGCATGCACTTGCATCCCCATGCTCTTGGCCAGCGCAATGATCACGCGCACAATCGCCGCGTCATCGTCATCCCACGGCAACCCGGCGACAAAGCCCTGATCGATCTTGAGCTTCTGCACCGGTAAACGCTTGAGCCGCAGCAGGGACGAATACCCCGTGCCGAAATCATCGATGGCCAGCCGCACACCCAATTCGCGCAACCGGTGCATTTGCTCAAGCGCGACTTCCGGATCCTCCATCACCGCACTTTCGGTGACTTCCAGTTCCAGACATGCCGGCTCCAGACCAGTCTCACGCAGCACCTGCGCCACTTGCTGATACAACTCACGACGGGCGAACAGGCGCGACGACACATTCACCGCGACAAACGACAACACCACGCCATCCTGTTGCCATTGGCACATCTGCTGACACGCCTGTTGCATCACCCAGGCGTCGATTTCGGCGATCAACCCGGTGCGTTCGGCCACGGGTATGAATTCTGCCGGCGACACCAGGCCGCGCTGCGGATGCTCCCAACGCACCAGTGCCTCGACACCGATCACGCGACTGCTTTGAAGGTCATGGACGGGCTGGTAATAAACCCGAAGCTGCTGCAAATCCAGGGCTCGACGCAATTCAAATGCGATTTCCACTCGCTGTTGGGCATGGGCGGTCAACTCCTCGGTATAAAGCGCAAAACCGTTGCGACCAGCGCTCTTGGCTTTGAACATCGCCGAGTCGGCATTGCGCAACAATTGCTCGGCGCTGAGCGCATCGCTGGGGAACAGGCTGATGCCGATGCTGGTGTTGATAAACAACTGATGCTCATCGATCGAGAATGCCTCCTTCAAACCGTCGATGATTCGTTGAGCCAGCGCCGCCGCTTGGCCCGGTTGCGGGCAGCTTTCGGCGAGCACCGCGAATTCATCGCCCCCCAGCCGTGCCAGCGTGATACCCGGTCCGAACATGGCGTTCAGGCGTTGCGCTACCGCCTTCAGCAATTGGTCACCCATAGGGTGCCCGAGGCTGTCATTGATCATCTTGAAGTGATCCAGATCAATCAGCAGCAGTGCACAACCGCGCTTGTGAATCTGCGCCGACGCCAAGGCCTGTTCGGCGCGATCGGTGAACAGCAGGCGGTTGGGCAAATCGGTGAGTGGATCGTGGTGCGCCAGGTGCATCAGTTCGTGTTCGGAATTCTTGATCGCGCTGATGTCGGAAAACACCGCCACGTAATGGCTACGCCGCCTCCTGTCGTCGTGAATGATGCGGATGGTCTGCCATTGCGGGTAGATTTCGCCGCTTTTGCGGCGGTTCCAGATTTCT
The Pseudomonas sp. MYb327 DNA segment above includes these coding regions:
- a CDS encoding sulfate ABC transporter substrate-binding protein, yielding MSSIRHFALAALASALFAGSAVAKDYELLNVSYDPTRELYQDYNAEFVKYWQKDHAGDSVKIQQSHGGSGKQGRAVIDGLRADVVTLALAGDIDEIAKLGKTLPADWQKRLPEASTPYTSTIVFLVRKGNPKGIKDWGDLVKNDVSVITPNPKTSGGARWNFLAAWAYGLKANGGDEAKAKEYVQTLFKHVPVLDTGARGSTITFVNNGQGDVLLAWENEAFLALKEDGGADKFEIVVPSLSILAEPPVAVVDKNAEKKGNEQIAEAYLKHLYSPAGQEIAAKNFYRPRDKDVAAKYAQQFPKLDLVTIDKDFGGWKTAQPKFFNDGGVFDQIYQAQ
- the oscA gene encoding sulfur starvation response protein OscA; this encodes MSASLRSVDGQDEATILREIQSALRDLRFGAVEITVHNAQVVQIERKEKFRLQNTGNKPS
- the dibA gene encoding phosphodiesterase DibA; amino-acid sequence: MSASYSDALRAALLYLLLSVIWLQFSGYLLNKFFDDSAELMRWQLINGYAWVVLSAVLIFIARARLFRCLGIGARLRERSEDRERLRQAAAVFDCTREGVLVTDHEGLIVHVNRAFMEITGYQSEEVLGQRPNLFKSGHHPPAFYQAMFATLDSTGEWSGEIWNRRKSGEIYPQWQTIRIIHDDRRRRSHYVAVFSDISAIKNSEHELMHLAHHDPLTDLPNRLLFTDRAEQALASAQIHKRGCALLLIDLDHFKMINDSLGHPMGDQLLKAVAQRLNAMFGPGITLARLGGDEFAVLAESCPQPGQAAALAQRIIDGLKEAFSIDEHQLFINTSIGISLFPSDALSAEQLLRNADSAMFKAKSAGRNGFALYTEELTAHAQQRVEIAFELRRALDLQQLRVYYQPVHDLQSSRVIGVEALVRWEHPQRGLVSPAEFIPVAERTGLIAEIDAWVMQQACQQMCQWQQDGVVLSFVAVNVSSRLFARRELYQQVAQVLRETGLEPACLELEVTESAVMEDPEVALEQMHRLRELGVRLAIDDFGTGYSSLLRLKRLPVQKLKIDQGFVAGLPWDDDDAAIVRVIIALAKSMGMQVHAEGIEQVEQAAFLREHDCDLGQGYWFGRPVPALQLHWS